Part of the Gammaproteobacteria bacterium genome, AGCTCTCGATGCTTTCTCCAGGCAAAGGAGTTGCGTAGTGTTCAGAGTTTTTTTCATTATGCCCTAAGCCGAAGCCATCTGAATTTCTAGGAGAAGTTATTTTTCTATACACCATAGCCCCTTCGTGCTCTTGGCACACTATCGTTATTCTTTTAATGTATTAAAATTTAACAGAAGCCTATATAAAATCAAGTTATTATCTCACATTCTTGTGAGATAATAACATTTTTCGGTCATAAGAGAAACAATATGGCTAATAAAAGGACGGTATTAACCATCACTGCACGGGGCAGGCTTCCAGTATTTGTTTGTTTGCATTGAGTTCTTTGTACAATAACTTGGCTGATTTTGGCCAAAATGGCCAGCACCCTCTTTTGCTCATCAACGTGGCTTTACCATCAGATGACGGCGGTGCAAACTGAGCTTCAACTTTTTCGAAAAACTCCTCACACTCGATTTTTCTGCTACTGTAGGTAGCAATTAAGCCATCCATAATTTCTTTTTTAGCGAGACTGATCGGATCTGGGTTTTTCTTACCACATTGTTTTTCTAAATACTGTAACGTATTCTTAAAAGCAGCGCGCGCTAAAGCCGCACGTTGTCGTGTCACTTTTTGTTCCTTCTCGCCTCCTTCCAAACTAACGAGCATTGCTTTTATTTCTGTCTTTGTAACATTGGATCCTGTTGCAGGAACATCAGACTGTAAAGTTTGAGCATGTTCCGAGCTCGCTACTACTTTATCTCCTGCATTTTTAACAAGTCTTTGCGTTTTCGAAAGAGAAAAAATAGAGCAGCCACGCGTTGCTAGTGCACTATTCGGCATGACAAGAGCATTTGCGATACTTTTCGCCTCTGCTTCTAACTCTTGTGGCGTGTCAGCTGATTGACTTAGGCACCCTAAAAGCAATCTTGCTTTATCAGCATACTGCTGGGGTGCTTCTTTATATTTCTCTACCACATGAGTAATGGCATCTTCATAAAAATGCGCTAATTTTTCAAAACGCCGATGTTTTTGCTGTCTTTCTTTTAACGCTTGCCATACTTTAAGTGGCATTTTTTTATTTTCGTCAACATAACGGCGCGTCACTTCTGCGTGTATTCTGTTCCATTGAGCCGGATCATTGTGCGGCCATTTTTCAGGTGTGTTATAACACGCTATGTCATTGTATAGCACTTTTGCAGTGCTAGCGTTTTTAATAAAAAATGCGAGATTATTATCATCTGCTTGCCCTAACATTTTCTCGGCAATTTTTTCAAAATCATTATCGTCCAAGCTAAAAGTAGGTGACGAATTATCTCGAGGAGGAGTGCCACTAATACTAGCAAGCCTTGACTCACCTGTGTATGCGGTTTTTAATCTTTCTCCAAGCTCAGGATCAAACAAATATGCACCGCCAATTAAATTCATTAGAGTAGTTTTATTTTTGCTTAGTGCTATTTTTTCACGCGTATCCCTTAAACATTCATTTAAAATATCTTCAGAGCATGATTTTGCATAAGCTAACATATCAGCAATCAGAGTGAGATCGCCAAGCTCAACCGCTTCATCTAACAAAGTGATGCCGTTTTCTTCTGAAAAGATATGTATAGGTTGGCGTACTAATACAGACGCAATTTCCTTGACTGTTGTGCGTTTCCTAATTGCAGAATGCCGTGCAATTTGTTCTTCCGCATCTATTAGATCAGCTTCTCTGTTGCCAACAATTCCTTGTACACGCTCAAATTCTTCTCGAAGACGCGCACGATGCTCGGCCACATTCCTAAATATTTCTTCAAGTTGTTCAGACGATTTATTTATTAACTGCTCTGCTAACGCGTTTTCTTCAATCTTATATGTTAGGTAAAACATTAAATCCGCTAAACAATCTAGCTGCTTTCTACCTTCTTCTGGCAGCGGATTACCGTGTCCTTTCATCGCATCTTGATAGGATGCTAGTGCTTGGACTAAAATTTCCTTGATTATATTATCTACATTTTCTCTCGATGAGCCCCGCAAAATTAATTGCTCGATCGTTAGTTCGCATAGTTCCGCATAACGATCTTCACGCGTATAGAATAACAGGGTTGGATTTACTTTTTCTCTTAATTTCTGATCATAATCAAAGCCTCGTTCCGTAGAAAAATAAAGCGCCAATCTTTCACGCAAAACTCTTTTTCTATCATCATTATCTTTATTAACATCTTCATTAGAACCATCTGATACCTGTAATTTTTGCAGCTCTTTGATGTCATAGCGAACCAGATGCTCAAGAGCCACCTCAACGCTTTGCTCACGCGTTGAGGAGACAGAAGAAGAAAAAGAAGAAGGAAGAGGAGAAGAATACATTTGTTGAGAATCATCGAATAAATTCAACATAATCACACCTTCGCGCTATTTAGCACGCATCGTTACTATTTTAATGTCTTAAAATCTAACAGAAGCTTGGGCGAAATCAAGCAATTATCTTACGTTTTTGTAGGATAATTGCTTTTTGATTAATAAAAAAACACGTTGATTATGGCAGGAACAAACTGTCCCTACGTTCATTTTTCTTCACCCACCTGGTAACTAGAATAGACTTCGTTCAATTGTTGCGACACTCGCACAAACGTCGTGCGTTTAGTAAGTTCTTTTAAGCGATTTGCTCCTACATAAGTACATGCTGAGCGCAATCCACCCAAAATGTCTAAAATCGTATTTTCCAAGGCGCCACGATAAGGAACATGGACCAATCGCCCTTCACTCGCACGATAATCTGCAACACTACCATAATGGGTATTCATCGCTTGTTTTGAACTCATGCCATAAAACGCTTTAAACGGCTGACCATTTTTTTCAATAATCTCGCCACCGCATTCATCATGGCCGGCCAACATTCCACCCATCATCACAAAATCTGCACCAGCAGCAAAAGATTTCGCGACGTCGCCCGGGCAAGTACATCCGCCATCAGCACAGACTAAACCTTGTAATCCATGCGCAGCATCGGCGCATTCAATGATTGCAGATAGCTGCGGATAACCCACACCGGTTTTATATCGAGTGGTACAAACCGATCCCGGCCCAATCCCAATTTTAACAATATCTGCACCAGAAATGAGCAACTCTTCAGTCATCTCACCTGTCACTACATTACCGGCCATAATGATTTTATCGGGGAATGTGTCGCGTAATTGACGTAAAAAGGTCACAAAATGCTGCGTATAACCATTGGCTACGTCTAAACAAATAAATGGCGTATCCACGCGCGCAAAAACTTCTTTGGCATGCAGAAGATCGTCCTGGCTTGTTCCCATAGAGACAAAACAATGTTGCAAAGTCTCTGGCGAAGCTTGGCTATAATTTTGCCAATCTTGCAAGGAAACAAACTTATGCATCGCCGTCATTAAACCATGCCGCGCCATCACCTGCGCAACGTCAAAAGTCCCGGTGTGATCCATGTTAGACGCCACAATCGGAATGCCGCTCCAGGTGAGTGAGGCATATTTAAATTTATAATGCTGCTCCAAGCTCACTTCTGAGCGCGAAGTTAAAGTGCTACGTTTGGGACGGATTAAAACGTCTTTAAAATCAAGTTTAGTATCATTTTCTATGCGCATTGTGAGCTCTCTACTGACTTAATGCGTAACGATAACACATATTAATCCAAACTCAACATCCGCAATATTTTCAAAGCCTTTTCAAGCGTAATACTTGTTTTTCCTGACTCAAAATTATTGAGTGTCGGTTTGCTAACGCCTGACAATACAGCTAATTGTTCTTGAGTAAGGCCTTGTTCTTTCCGGCGTTTTATCGCTTCTTTGACAAGTGTTTGCCAATTAAGGCGAATATTCCGTTCCATTTTTTTCTCATTAAATTAACTAAAGCTTCTTTAAACTCCGAATTCATTATGTCCGCAGCAGTCACCGCATGTATTGCCTGAGGCAGGTTTTTTGCCAACTGCTTTACCGCCATATCAATTGCCATATCCGATAATCCATATGCTCGACCCAAACGAATAATACTTCTTGGCTTGAGTACATCGATAGCGAAATTCGCAGCACCCGCAACGGATAATGCCAAGGTTTTATACCCGTATAACACCGCAGAGACTTGATCATAAGATGGCGCCAAGCGCAGTCCGTGCGGGGTATATATCATAGAAAAATTTTTTAGGTGCATATCCGTATTACCAATAAGCATTCCAGCTAATATACGCAAAAATAAACGATAATTTTCTGTTATTAAACATTGCGTATTATTTGAAATAAATACAGACATATCTTCATAAGCACCATCATATTTTTTCTGAGATGCGCGACCCAATAATTGATTAAACTCTTCAAAATGAATTCGTTGGCCATTGTTTCTATCGAAACGCTTTATAAGTAATGCACTCTTTGCAACATTTTCTACTTCTCCAAAAAACAATTCTGCTACAGAATCATTTGGCAGCAAAGCTTGAAACGCCTGCATCGATAAATATTCATTTTCTAATAAATCATCGTGTTCTTTTGAAGAAAATTTTGCAATGTGGGTACTTAATTCATTAAATTTGCTTGGAAAAAATTTTCCATCACGCGCAATCACTGTCATTTTAGGTTGAACACCAGAAAGCGATGCACGATTGGTCAACAGCGCCATTTCTTGAGGATTAGAGTGATCTAATAATTTTTCTGTAATTTCAGCAGGCTCAGGGTCAACCACAGAAACAGCGCCAGAGCAATCATGACCATAAGCCAATAAAAGCTCGAACCTTGACGCCGCCCGTTTCTCTAGCAATTTTTTTTGTGCTTGCTCTAACCATCCTTCAGCAACCAGATTATCAAAAAAAGGCGGCAGATCTGCGGTATAAATAAACGAGTTTTTTTGCAACGGCAAAGTATAAGCAATGGCCGGCGCGCCTGAATTGAGATAACTCTCGTCGTAGCAAAAGCTGACACGACTACCCGGCTCTTGACGAAGATAGCCCACGAATTGATCGTGATAATAAACTTGCCCCCAAAGCAATCTAGCCATAGTAAAATATCCTTTACTTAATCAAGATGTACTTATCATAAAGTAAATTATAGTTTACTTTGTAAAGAAAATTCAAGCCTGTTAGTAAAAAATATTTTACTTATTATTGAAGCATTCTGCGGTACAATACTGCATCTTTATGAGTATGACCGAGTAATTTATGCCTACCCCTGCGCCGATTATTTTTGTTGATGGCTCTTCTTATCTGTATCGCGCGTATCATGCCATGCCGCCATTTGTGAACAGCAAGGGCCAGCATACCAACGCCATTTATGGCGTCATCAACATGTTAAAAAGTTTACTTGATCGTTATAAACCCGATCATGTGGCGATTATTTTTGATGCCAAAGGAAAATCATTTCGTTCAGACTGGTATTCCGAATACAAAGCTCATCGCCCACCCATGCCGGAAGATTTGCGTGAACAAATCGAACCCTTACATAAAATTATTGAAGCCATGGGATTACCGTTATTGTGTGTTTCAGGCGTGGAAGCGGATGATGTGATTGGCACTTTGGCTCGTCAAGCAACGGAACAAAAATTAGAAGTAGTGATTTCAACGGGCGATAAAGATATCGCTCAACTCGTCAACGAGCACATCACTTTGATTAATACCATGACCAATCAAAAAATGGATCGCGCAGGAGTGATTGCCAAGTTTGGTTTACCACCAGAACAGATTATCGATTATTTGGCGCTGATGGGAGACACCTCCGATGGGGTGCCCGGCATTCCTAAAGTGGGGCCAAAAACAGCAGTCAAATGGTTAGAGACTTATGGTTCCGTAGAGAAAATTATACTGCATGCCAATGAAATCACCGGAAAAGTCGGTGAAAATCTACGCGCTAATTTAACTCAATTGGAATTAGCAAAAAAATTAGTCACGATTGTGACGGATTTAACGTTACCATTTGGCATTAATGAATTAGAACGAAAACATGCTGATCATGATGCGTTATTAGCACTTTTCACAGAACTAGAATTCACTGCCTGGTCGGGCGCACTTAAAGCCAAAAGCACATTAATTAAAACACACAAAAAAACCCACACTATTTTCAGTGCAGCTCAACTGTCTGAATGGGCTGAACGTTTGCAAACTGCAGATATGATTTCTTTTGACACTGAAACCACCAGCCTTGACTACATGCAAGCTAAATTAGTTGGATTCTCGTTTGCTATTACCACTGATGAAGCGTGTTATGTCCCATTAAACCATGATTATGAAAATGCGCCGCAGCAACTTTCTTTCGAAGAAGCATTCGCTATTATTCAACCCATTTTAGAAAATGAGAAAATTAAAAAAGTCGGTCAAAATTTAAAATATGATTATCAAGTGTTAAAAAATGCAGGCATCACGCTACGCGGCATTGCAGCAGATAGCATGTTGGAATCGTATGTATACAATAGCACGGCGACTCGCCATGACATGGATAGCCTAGCTCTAAAATATTTGCAGCATCAAACTATCAAATATGAAGATGTTGCGGGCAAAGGCGCAAAGCAATTGACATTTAATCAAGTGTCAATTGAACAAGCAGCGCCGTATGCCGCTGAGGATGCGGCTATTGCTTTAGAATTGCACCACTATTTTTTATCACGCTTAGAAGAAAAGCCAGCGCAAGTGTTAAATGAAATTGAAGTGCCACTTATTACTGTCCTGGCAGAAATGGAGTTAAATGGCGTTGGTGTTGATAAAATTCAGTTACAACAACAAAGTACAGAATTAGGCGATCGTTTAAAGCAACTAGAAGCAGAAATTTATCAACTCGCCGGCGCGATTTTCAATGTGAATTCTCCTATGCAACTACAAGAAATTTTATACGATAAGCTTGCCTTGCCTATATTGAAAAAGACGCCTAAAGGCCAACCTTCGACAGCAGAAGAGGTGTTAAGTGAATTAGCGTTGGATTATCCTTTGCCAAAATGTATTTTAGAATATAGGCAATTGAATAAATTAAAATCAACCTACACTGATCAATTACCAAAACAAATTGATGCCGCCACGGGAAGAGTGCATTCATCTTTTCATCAAGCGGTGACTGCAACCGGGCGATTATCGTCCTCAAGCCCCAATTTACAAAACATCCCCGTGCGCACGGAAGAAGGACGAAAAATTCGCAAAGCCTTTGTAGCGCGCCCAGGCTATAAAATAATTGCTGCAGATTATTCGCAAATTGAATTACGCATTATGGCGCATCTATCTAATGACCCAGGCTTTCAACATGCATTTCAAAATAATCTCGATATTCATAAAGCCACTGCGGCGGAAATATTTAACGTTGCGCTTGAAGCCGTCACGCCATTGCAAAGACGCAGCGCCAAGGCAATTAATTTTGGCTTAATTTATGGCATGTCAAATTTTGGCCTTGCCAAACAATTGGGGCTGGATCGCAATGCGGCGCAAAACTATATTCAACGTTATTTTGAACGTTACCCTGGCGTAAAACGTTATATGGATGAAACACGGGCTTTAGCACATCGACAGGGTTACGTTGAAACATTTTTTGGACGAAGATTATATTTACCCCTCATTAATGCTGAAAACAAAATGCAACAGCAAGCAGCAGAACGTATGGCGATTAATGCTCCCATGCAAGGAACCGCAGCAGATATCATTAAACTCGCGATGATTCGCGTGCATGAATGGCTGAGTGCGCATGAACCAAAAACAGTGATGGTAATGCAAGTACACGATGAGCTGGTGTTTGAAACCCCAGAGGAAAACGTGCAAGCGATTGCTGAAAAACTTAAGCCTATTATGGAAAATGCTGCGACATTGTCGGTGCCATTGATTGTCGATGTTGGCATTGGTGGTAATTGGGATGAGGCGCATTGATTGATATGAGTGTTCATTCTATAACTAACCCTGATTGTCAGGAATATTTTTCCTCGCTTTGTGCAGAAGAGTCGGATATTCAATGTTCGTTAAAAGCACTTGTTGCGACTTTGGATAAAGTGCCGCCCATGTACATTGACGCGCTGCAAGGCGCCATTTTGGCGTTCTTAGCGCGCA contains:
- a CDS encoding GMP reductase — encoded protein: MRIENDTKLDFKDVLIRPKRSTLTSRSEVSLEQHYKFKYASLTWSGIPIVASNMDHTGTFDVAQVMARHGLMTAMHKFVSLQDWQNYSQASPETLQHCFVSMGTSQDDLLHAKEVFARVDTPFICLDVANGYTQHFVTFLRQLRDTFPDKIIMAGNVVTGEMTEELLISGADIVKIGIGPGSVCTTRYKTGVGYPQLSAIIECADAAHGLQGLVCADGGCTCPGDVAKSFAAGADFVMMGGMLAGHDECGGEIIEKNGQPFKAFYGMSSKQAMNTHYGSVADYRASEGRLVHVPYRGALENTILDILGGLRSACTYVGANRLKELTKRTTFVRVSQQLNEVYSSYQVGEEK
- a CDS encoding helix-turn-helix transcriptional regulator; amino-acid sequence: MERNIRLNWQTLVKEAIKRRKEQGLTQEQLAVLSGVSKPTLNNFESGKTSITLEKALKILRMLSLD
- a CDS encoding HipA domain-containing protein, with the protein product MARLLWGQVYYHDQFVGYLRQEPGSRVSFCYDESYLNSGAPAIAYTLPLQKNSFIYTADLPPFFDNLVAEGWLEQAQKKLLEKRAASRFELLLAYGHDCSGAVSVVDPEPAEITEKLLDHSNPQEMALLTNRASLSGVQPKMTVIARDGKFFPSKFNELSTHIAKFSSKEHDDLLENEYLSMQAFQALLPNDSVAELFFGEVENVAKSALLIKRFDRNNGQRIHFEEFNQLLGRASQKKYDGAYEDMSVFISNNTQCLITENYRLFLRILAGMLIGNTDMHLKNFSMIYTPHGLRLAPSYDQVSAVLYGYKTLALSVAGAANFAIDVLKPRSIIRLGRAYGLSDMAIDMAVKQLAKNLPQAIHAVTAADIMNSEFKEALVNLMRKKWNGIFALIGKHLSKKR
- the polA gene encoding DNA polymerase I, which produces MPTPAPIIFVDGSSYLYRAYHAMPPFVNSKGQHTNAIYGVINMLKSLLDRYKPDHVAIIFDAKGKSFRSDWYSEYKAHRPPMPEDLREQIEPLHKIIEAMGLPLLCVSGVEADDVIGTLARQATEQKLEVVISTGDKDIAQLVNEHITLINTMTNQKMDRAGVIAKFGLPPEQIIDYLALMGDTSDGVPGIPKVGPKTAVKWLETYGSVEKIILHANEITGKVGENLRANLTQLELAKKLVTIVTDLTLPFGINELERKHADHDALLALFTELEFTAWSGALKAKSTLIKTHKKTHTIFSAAQLSEWAERLQTADMISFDTETTSLDYMQAKLVGFSFAITTDEACYVPLNHDYENAPQQLSFEEAFAIIQPILENEKIKKVGQNLKYDYQVLKNAGITLRGIAADSMLESYVYNSTATRHDMDSLALKYLQHQTIKYEDVAGKGAKQLTFNQVSIEQAAPYAAEDAAIALELHHYFLSRLEEKPAQVLNEIEVPLITVLAEMELNGVGVDKIQLQQQSTELGDRLKQLEAEIYQLAGAIFNVNSPMQLQEILYDKLALPILKKTPKGQPSTAEEVLSELALDYPLPKCILEYRQLNKLKSTYTDQLPKQIDAATGRVHSSFHQAVTATGRLSSSSPNLQNIPVRTEEGRKIRKAFVARPGYKIIAADYSQIELRIMAHLSNDPGFQHAFQNNLDIHKATAAEIFNVALEAVTPLQRRSAKAINFGLIYGMSNFGLAKQLGLDRNAAQNYIQRYFERYPGVKRYMDETRALAHRQGYVETFFGRRLYLPLINAENKMQQQAAERMAINAPMQGTAADIIKLAMIRVHEWLSAHEPKTVMVMQVHDELVFETPEENVQAIAEKLKPIMENAATLSVPLIVDVGIGGNWDEAH